A segment of the Patescibacteria group bacterium genome:
TAATGAACTCTATCAAGTCTCTCTGGCTATCTCCCTTTAATATAGCTAACAATTTTTTGTTTGATAGGTCAGTGATAGTAATGATCATCCTTTTGCCTCTAAAACTATGTTCATCAATTCCAAGTTTGGTCACATTTACCTTAGCCCAATCTATTTTAATATCACCATTCATCTCGAGCAGATATCTAACTAAAGTAGCTGGAGATATATTAAATTTTTGACCAATATAGCTGAAACTATTTCTAGTTAACCAATCCAACAATTGCAATCTAAAATTTGGCGTTGTGCGACGTCTATCAACTCCGACGAATGGCTCTGTGAATACCAGACTACAATGTTTGCATTTTAATCTCCTGACCTGCAAACATAGAATAACTACCCGATGGTCCAAGATGCTATGTTTAATTTTTCTATGACTTATTTGATGTACTTTTTTAGTTGTAAAAGAACAGCTAGGACATTTAACAAACTTGCCTGGGCCTCGAGCATGTATAATTATCTGTTTTTCTTCATCATTAAAATCTATTTTCCCAAGCAATAGTCCTTGTAAATTAAACAATTTATTGGTATATTTTTTCATAGAAGTAGTGGTTAATTTTAGTTATAGTTGTAAAACTAGTTTTCATAGCTAATCTTACCACTACTTTTTAGTTTTCCACCACAGTTAATATTGTACAGCCCAAAAAACTTGCTAAATATGATTTTTTATTCTATCCTCAATTTAAACCCAATAAAAAACATACAAATAAAAGGAGAATACTAATGCAAGAGGTATGGTCAGAAAAAACAAAAATAACATTTGGATCTTTCAAACTATCCATGATAGACACGCTTCCTAGCAAGGATTGGAATGCTACGATTAAAAAAACCGAGAAGACTCTTTTAGAATTAGAAAAGAATGTAGCCGAAAATAAAAACGATTTTGAAAATAATTTAATAAATAGCTTAATGAGCAAAATTAAAGAATTCCTTAATCTTTGCTCATACAGAAGCAGCGGCCAAATGAGAGACTGCGAACATCTGTTTACTAAGATTGATAACTTTTTCCTTGACCATATAATCTGATTTATTTCTAAATCAAGCATTCGTCCAACTATTTACTGTTGGGCGTTTTTTTCTATTGACCAATATCAACTTTTCTGCTAATATTTAAACATAAATTTAAAAATAATTTAGATATCTATAATAATTGCTTATTTTAGCTAAATATTATAGTTTTTTATTGCTATATGGCTCATAAACTATCCGGTGGTTCAAGTAGAAACGGCCGAAAAACAGCTGGAAGACGTTTAGGCGTTAAATTGTTTGCTGGTGAAACTGCAAAGAGTGGTTCAATTATCATTAGACAAAGAGGTACTAAATTTCATCCTGGTAAAAATGTAATGATTGGAAAAGATCATACTCTATTTTCTGTAGTAGAAGGTGTTGTTCAGTTTACAAAAAAGAAGATGAGAAAGTACAACAATCAACTGAAAGAAACTACTTTTGTAAATGTCGTTACTCAAGAATAATCTTTTTCTATAAAAGAAAACGCGATTCAATTGAATCGCGTTTTTTGTTTAACATAGAACTATTTTTTTTCCAGCTTCTGCTGTTTTTATGAGTCGTTCTCTTCTTTTTTCAAAAAATGCAGGGAACTCTGTCTCAAGTTCTTTCTTGCAGATTTCTATTCTTTTTTCCCAGTCAGCCAAAATTTCTGGGCTAACTTTTTTAAAGCTATCTAAATAATTTAAAGAATTGTTTCTACTTAGCAACATTGAGGTTCTCCTTTTAAGGGTCGAAAGATTTGGAATATCAGGCTGATTATATTTTTTCCCTGTGATTATTTACGGGTTTTTTTAAACTTATTTTTTATTTCTTGATAATATGAATCAACTGCTATTGCAACAATGAACCCTATGAATACAAGCAATATAAAAGCTCCGAAATAAATAAGCGTTTCTTCGCTGTAAACATCTCTGAACTCAGTCCAGCTGTTAAAATCAACCACACACCATGTTAGAGAACCTAATACCAGCAAAACATAAAAAAAATTTTCATACATCCATCCCCTTTCATTGTTGATTTTATTTTATCAATGACCAAATTTATTGAATAATAACACCATTATACTAATTTGTCAAATACTCATGGTTTTTCGAAATCCTATTCTATCTCTTGCCACTCCATCCATATCAAACATTTGACCAGGGACTACTGTATATTCACCATATTTATCGTTAATTTTATCTAGGGCAAGGCTTAGATTTTTTTTTGAAAGATTATCTTCAAAAATATTCATTTGACTAGAGACGGGTGTTAATCTGGTGACAGAAACCGCCAAATTTTTTACTGGTAAAAAAATATTTTGGCAAACAAAAAAACTTTCTACATTGGAAAATATATCTTCTGTCCTAAACATTCTTTCTCTTGTTTTGAAGCTTTTGTGTATTGGCTTCCCATAAAAATATGTTATCCCGATACTTATGCCTTCGGCTTCCATCCCGAGGTCACGCAATCTCCGTCCTGTTTTTTCACACAATTTATAAAAAACTTTTAATAAATATTCTCTATCTTTGTGCCCATCTTTCAGGGAATATGAATGACCAATAGATTTTGGTAGTTTTGAACCCTGGCTAACACTAGATATTTCAAGACCATTTAAATTCGCCCAGAGGTAATAGCCATGTCGACCCATAGCTCTTCTTATTCTGTCTGGATTATAATTTTTTAATTCCAGTAAATTTTTTATTCCTAAAACTCTTAATTTCTCCTCAGTCTTTGTATTTATTCCCCAAGCATCAGTAAGCTCTCTGTCTTTCAAAATACTATCTATATTGTTCCTATCTATAACTAATACAGATTTTTTTGGAGCAATATCCCCTGCAAATTTAGCTAAGAACTTTGTTGTTGATATCCCCACCGAAGAATGCATCCACTCGCCAACTTCATCTCGTATTCTTTCTTTAATAATAACTGCCAGAGTACGTGCTTCTTCAATATTTTTTACCCAACCAGTCAAATCAAGAAAAGCTTCATCTATGCTATAGGGTTCCAAAGTGTCTGTATATTCACCCAAAATTTTAAATATTTTCTCAGTTGTACTTCTATACTTTGCTGGTTCATTCTCCAGCAAAACAACGTTCGGATCAAGAATCCTAGCCTCCCGCACCTTACAACCAGTTTTTATCCCCTTGGCCTTAGCCTCCATTGAAGAAGCTATAATAGCCCCATTGTCAGAAAGATAAGCGCAAACCCCAAGAGACTTCCCGCGCAAAAAAGGATTCGCCTGTTGCTCAACAGAGGCAAAATAAGAGTTCATGTCTATATGGAGTATAATTCTATCCTTCATAAAAAAGTTCTTCCAAAACCCATCCCATATCCCTGGTAAAAAATGCCAGACGGAAAAAATTGATATCATCTGACACAGAAAAATAATAAACTTTATCATTTCCATCTTTTTCCCTATGCACTAAATTAAGTTTTTCAACTTTGTAAGTTTTGGCTCGCCATTTAAAAAATGTTGGCATTACTTTTTCTCCACTGAATTTAACCAGGACTTCGATGGGTTCATTTATTTTTTCATGCATAATTTTAAAATAATAAGAAAATTATTATAATCCACTTTCAGTTCTTTTTGCGGCAAGCAAGGGTGAAAAGTCCCTCCTTGCCATGAAAAAACTGAAAGTGGATAACTATATATAGTATACACGAACAAAAAGCGAAAGTCAAAGTATTAGCAAAAAGTGTCAAAACATGGTAATAAAAATTTAAATAACTCTCAAACAATAAAAAAAGAACGCAACATACTGCGTTCTTATTAAATTCAACATTTTGTTAAAAATATTTAAATATTTACGGATGCCATCCTGTAGGAACAAGAGTTATCCCATCTTCAACCCAAAAATCTCGTGCATTATCTTCTTCTTCAGAATAACCAATAGTTGTCCCGTCCGGGATGAATACATGTTTATCAATGATAGTATTCTTTATTTTGCAATCTCTACCAATTGATACACCCTGAAACAATATTGAATCATTTATGTAACTTTCTGTCTCAACGATAACTCCCGGACTTAAAACGGAATGATAAATCAAGCACTCGTTGGTTATGCATCCGTTGCATATTATATTATTATAACTCCCTGCTTTAAGTCCTCCTTTTGCACCAGGGAAACCGCTCGAGAAAGACTTGATTGGCCAATGCTTATTGTAGAGGTCAATCTCGGGCATAATCATAGCCATATCAAGGCATGCATCATAATATGCCTTTAAAGTTCCGACGTCTTTCCAAAAGTTTTTGTCTTTACCTTTAATCTTATTGTCATCAAAATTATAAACAAAAACTTTAACTCCAGCATCTACCATATATGGGATTACATCTTTACCAAAGTCGTGTTTTGAAGTTTCATCAAGACTATCGATTGCCAAGATTTCAGATAAACCTTCTATGTCAGCGATATAATTACCCATTGAAACTAAGCACATTCCGGGCATACCAGGGATTTCCTTAACAAGATCAAGTGATTCTGGCTTTTCTGTAAAACCTGTTACACGAAAGTTTTCGTCAACTTCTACAACACCAAATTGACCAACTGCACTTTCGCTAGTGTAAGGCATTGCTGAAATAGTAAAATCTGATTCTTTTTCTTCGTGATATTCGACCATCTGACTAACATCCATTGTAAAGATATGGTCTGAAGAAAATATTGCGGCCAATTTAAACTCGCCAGATTTAAACATAGTTATGTTTTGATTAACAGCATCAGCCGTACCTTCATACCACTTTTCTCCGTCTTTTTGCTGAGCAGGCACAGGTTCAATAAAATGACCTAAAAATCTGCTCATAACATAATTGTTTGTAATATGGCTAGCCACCGACTGAGATCTAAATTGAGTTAAAACCCAAATATGATAGATTCCAGAATGCAGAAGATTCCACATTACAAAATCAATGATTCTTAGATTACCTGCGAATGGAACACCAGGCTTAGCTCGATGAGCCGTTAATGATCTTAATCGAGTTCCGTAGCCACCTGCCAGAACGATACCAAGAACTTCCTTCATATTCATAATTACCTCCTATGTTGATATGGTTAGTTTTAAAAAGATCAAAATGCTTGCAAACTCTAACATCTTTATTTGCATTTGTCAAAATATTCTTTACTTGTTCTAAAATGTAGAAATAATTTTAACCATTTAAAATTATTAAAAAAAGCTGAATACAAAGATATTCAGCTTTTAGATTTTCTAAATTTGCTCCTCTAAAAATTTAATTGTAAAAGGAACATTACCTTTTGCAATTATCGCAATAGGCGGATAAAGATTTTGCATGGCTTTTTTAAAAGCATTAACAAGATCAATAGCCTCAGTTCTTTCGACACTGCAATTACGATAAATTTCCGCCAAGGTTAAAATGTGAGAATCTGGATTACTCTGAAGAAGATTAATTGCGACATCATGAGAGCTCAAAAATTCTTTTTTAACAGCTGCGTCCATTAGAATCTCCTTTCGGGAAGATTAATCAAGAGGAAAATCTTAAAAAAGATATATAATAACTCCGATGAATTACAAAAATTTATAAAAATGAAATGATCGATAAAGCTTTTTTAAAAAAAATTTCTTACTGTTTTTAGATGGGCCAACTATATATATTGTTCTCTTGTCAAAGTGTTGAGCTAATTATTGCACCAGTTACGAATCTAGCAACAGAATAAGCGGACAAAATTATAATAAGGCCAATA
Coding sequences within it:
- a CDS encoding transposase, producing the protein MKKYTNKLFNLQGLLLGKIDFNDEEKQIIIHARGPGKFVKCPSCSFTTKKVHQISHRKIKHSILDHRVVILCLQVRRLKCKHCSLVFTEPFVGVDRRRTTPNFRLQLLDWLTRNSFSYIGQKFNISPATLVRYLLEMNGDIKIDWAKVNVTKLGIDEHSFRGKRMIITITDLSNKKLLAILKGDSQRDLIEFINSIPNKYRAKIDEVCTDLRSSFVPVINKCFSDVMHTADRFHVEVLARRALDEIRSIVQDEGVGSKMNMKKILWVNKDSLNEYELSRLELIFKKYERYPVLKQAYIIKEKII
- the rpmA gene encoding 50S ribosomal protein L27, translating into MAHKLSGGSSRNGRKTAGRRLGVKLFAGETAKSGSIIIRQRGTKFHPGKNVMIGKDHTLFSVVEGVVQFTKKKMRKYNNQLKETTFVNVVTQE
- a CDS encoding DNA polymerase IV, which gives rise to MKDRIILHIDMNSYFASVEQQANPFLRGKSLGVCAYLSDNGAIIASSMEAKAKGIKTGCKVREARILDPNVVLLENEPAKYRSTTEKIFKILGEYTDTLEPYSIDEAFLDLTGWVKNIEEARTLAVIIKERIRDEVGEWMHSSVGISTTKFLAKFAGDIAPKKSVLVIDRNNIDSILKDRELTDAWGINTKTEEKLRVLGIKNLLELKNYNPDRIRRAMGRHGYYLWANLNGLEISSVSQGSKLPKSIGHSYSLKDGHKDREYLLKVFYKLCEKTGRRLRDLGMEAEGISIGITYFYGKPIHKSFKTRERMFRTEDIFSNVESFFVCQNIFLPVKNLAVSVTRLTPVSSQMNIFEDNLSKKNLSLALDKINDKYGEYTVVPGQMFDMDGVARDRIGFRKTMSI
- a CDS encoding sugar phosphate nucleotidyltransferase, whose translation is MKEVLGIVLAGGYGTRLRSLTAHRAKPGVPFAGNLRIIDFVMWNLLHSGIYHIWVLTQFRSQSVASHITNNYVMSRFLGHFIEPVPAQQKDGEKWYEGTADAVNQNITMFKSGEFKLAAIFSSDHIFTMDVSQMVEYHEEKESDFTISAMPYTSESAVGQFGVVEVDENFRVTGFTEKPESLDLVKEIPGMPGMCLVSMGNYIADIEGLSEILAIDSLDETSKHDFGKDVIPYMVDAGVKVFVYNFDDNKIKGKDKNFWKDVGTLKAYYDACLDMAMIMPEIDLYNKHWPIKSFSSGFPGAKGGLKAGSYNNIICNGCITNECLIYHSVLSPGVIVETESYINDSILFQGVSIGRDCKIKNTIIDKHVFIPDGTTIGYSEEEDNARDFWVEDGITLVPTGWHP